A window from Pseudomonas alloputida encodes these proteins:
- a CDS encoding OprD family porin → MRVMKWSMIALAVSAGTSQLAMASAQDESKGFIEDSKLSVKTRMLYFSRDFRNNEGGQSRREETGLGFVGTFESGFTQGTVGVGVDAIGMLGLKLDSGKGRAGTGLFPTGSDGRSQDDYSKGGGAVKFRISDTVLKVGDQFTALPVFATDDSRLLPEIAQGTLITSNEIEGLTLHAGHFTSLTAQEQTNRDSFGLKEANVVGGTYAFTDNLSTSLYYSKVEDYWRKYYANVNWALPISDNQGLVFDFNIYDTKSEGSAEYRAFDGDKLDNRAFSLSGAYNIGAHTFTLAYQKVTGDGDYGYGIDGVGTIFLANSVARSDFNAEDEKSWQARYDLNFAEYGIPGLTFMTRYVRGSDANVAGTSNGKEWERDVDIKYVLQEGPAKDLSFRVRQATYRSSDGVYYDSPSIDELRLIVEYPLSIL, encoded by the coding sequence ATGCGCGTGATGAAGTGGAGCATGATCGCCCTGGCCGTTTCGGCAGGGACCTCGCAGTTGGCAATGGCCTCGGCACAGGACGAGTCCAAAGGTTTCATCGAAGACAGCAAGCTGAGCGTCAAGACCCGCATGCTGTATTTCAGCCGTGACTTCCGTAACAACGAAGGCGGCCAGAGCCGTCGCGAAGAAACCGGCCTGGGCTTCGTCGGCACCTTCGAGTCCGGCTTCACCCAAGGCACCGTGGGTGTGGGTGTCGACGCCATCGGCATGCTCGGCCTGAAACTGGACAGCGGCAAGGGCCGTGCCGGTACCGGCCTGTTCCCGACCGGTTCCGACGGCCGTTCGCAGGATGACTACTCCAAGGGCGGCGGCGCGGTCAAATTCCGCATCTCCGACACCGTGCTGAAAGTGGGTGACCAGTTCACCGCGCTGCCGGTCTTCGCCACCGATGACAGCCGTCTGCTGCCAGAAATCGCCCAGGGCACCCTGATCACCAGCAACGAGATCGAAGGGCTGACCCTGCACGCTGGTCACTTCACCAGCCTGACTGCCCAGGAACAAACCAACCGCGACAGCTTCGGCCTGAAGGAAGCCAACGTGGTCGGCGGCACCTACGCCTTCACCGACAACCTCAGCACCAGCCTGTACTACTCGAAGGTTGAAGACTACTGGCGCAAATACTACGCCAACGTCAACTGGGCGCTGCCAATCTCCGACAATCAAGGCCTGGTGTTCGACTTCAACATCTATGACACCAAGAGCGAAGGCTCTGCCGAGTACCGCGCCTTCGATGGCGACAAGCTGGACAACCGCGCGTTCAGCCTGTCGGGCGCCTACAACATCGGCGCTCACACCTTCACCCTGGCCTACCAGAAAGTCACCGGCGACGGCGACTATGGTTATGGTATCGACGGTGTCGGCACCATCTTCCTGGCCAACTCCGTGGCCCGCTCCGACTTCAACGCCGAAGACGAGAAATCCTGGCAGGCTCGCTACGACCTGAACTTCGCCGAATACGGCATTCCAGGCCTGACCTTCATGACCCGTTATGTACGCGGTTCCGACGCCAACGTCGCCGGCACCAGCAACGGCAAAGAATGGGAACGTGACGTCGACATCAAGTACGTGCTGCAGGAAGGCCCGGCGAAAGACCTGAGCTTCCGCGTGCGTCAGGCCACCTACCGTTCTTCCGATGGTGTCTACTACGATTCCCCATCGATCGACGAACTGCGCCTGATCGTGGAGTACCCGCTGAGCATCCTGTAA
- a CDS encoding HIT family protein: MFVLDSRLQQDSLVLGEFPLCQLLLSKDANYPWFILVPKRAGISELFELDAAEQQQLWQETTLLAEALKASYGADKMNVATLGNVVSQLHMHVIVRQRDDAAWPAPVWGKCAPVGYTDDQLQAVRQRLRGLQLAGYQEA; the protein is encoded by the coding sequence GTGTTCGTCCTCGATTCGCGTTTGCAGCAGGATTCGCTGGTGTTGGGAGAGTTTCCGCTGTGCCAGTTGCTGCTGAGCAAGGATGCCAATTACCCATGGTTCATTCTGGTGCCCAAGCGCGCTGGTATCAGTGAGCTGTTCGAGCTGGATGCGGCAGAGCAACAGCAGTTGTGGCAGGAAACCACCTTGTTGGCAGAGGCGTTGAAAGCCAGCTATGGGGCCGACAAGATGAACGTGGCTACCTTGGGCAACGTGGTCAGCCAGTTGCACATGCATGTGATTGTGCGCCAGCGCGACGACGCTGCATGGCCGGCACCGGTATGGGGCAAGTGTGCGCCTGTGGGCTACACCGATGATCAACTGCAAGCTGTTCGCCAGCGTCTGCGCGGGCTACAACTTGCTGGATACCAAGAGGCCTGA
- a CDS encoding SlyX family protein: MTLEMRMVELETRQAFQDDTIQALNDVVVEQARVIERLQLQMAELIKRHEEMVGQYGSEGEEAPPPHY, translated from the coding sequence ATGACACTGGAAATGCGGATGGTCGAACTGGAAACCCGTCAGGCGTTTCAGGATGACACTATCCAGGCGCTGAATGACGTGGTGGTGGAGCAAGCGCGGGTGATCGAGCGGCTGCAATTGCAGATGGCCGAGCTGATCAAGCGTCATGAAGAGATGGTTGGCCAGTATGGCAGCGAAGGGGAAGAGGCCCCGCCTCCTCATTATTGA
- a CDS encoding cold-shock protein encodes MFKIVHLVTGVAALLLSLIPSLKTDATPFLQQPDAVYLALLGLLNLVLAPVVPLYHRGARQQLQHLACALLVVAVVLQTLTLLARPEMGNLAALVCAALAVAVHLAVGFARSTRKARGTQHVAQDAGNRDTGTVKWFNTSKGFGFISRDSGDDIFVHFRAIRGEGHRILVEGQRVEFSVMHRDKGLQAEDVVAVNRR; translated from the coding sequence ATGTTCAAGATCGTCCATCTGGTGACGGGCGTGGCAGCTTTGCTGCTATCGCTCATACCCAGCCTGAAAACCGATGCGACACCCTTCCTGCAACAACCCGACGCGGTCTACCTGGCCCTGCTCGGCCTGCTCAACCTTGTGCTGGCCCCGGTCGTGCCGCTGTATCATCGCGGCGCGCGGCAACAACTGCAGCACCTGGCCTGCGCCCTGCTGGTAGTCGCCGTCGTGCTGCAGACCCTGACGCTACTGGCCCGCCCCGAAATGGGCAACCTGGCAGCCCTGGTGTGTGCGGCGCTGGCCGTGGCCGTGCATCTGGCCGTGGGCTTTGCCCGCAGCACGCGCAAGGCACGCGGCACTCAACACGTGGCACAAGATGCCGGCAACCGTGATACCGGCACCGTCAAATGGTTCAACACGTCGAAAGGCTTTGGTTTCATCTCCCGAGACTCGGGCGATGACATCTTCGTGCACTTTCGGGCCATCCGCGGTGAGGGCCACCGCATTCTGGTCGAAGGCCAGCGCGTGGAGTTTTCGGTGATGCACCGCGACAAGGGCCTGCAGGCCGAAGACGTGGTTGCAGTAAACCGCCGTTGA
- a CDS encoding Dps family protein: MAIDIGISEEDRKSIVDGLSRLLSDTYVLYLKTHNFHWNVTGPSFRTLHLMFEEQYNELALAVDSIAERIRALGFPAPGSYAFYARHSSIKEEEGVPPADEMIRQLVQGQEAVVRTARSIFPVVDKVSDEPTADLLTQRMQVHEKTAWMLRVLLDDK, from the coding sequence ATGGCAATCGATATCGGTATCAGTGAAGAAGATCGCAAGTCCATCGTCGATGGGCTGTCCCGCCTGTTGTCGGATACCTACGTGCTGTATCTGAAAACCCATAACTTTCACTGGAACGTCACCGGCCCGTCGTTCCGCACCTTGCACCTGATGTTCGAAGAGCAGTACAACGAACTGGCGCTGGCAGTCGATTCGATCGCCGAGCGCATCCGTGCCTTGGGCTTCCCGGCACCGGGTTCGTATGCATTCTATGCACGGCACTCGTCGATCAAGGAGGAGGAAGGCGTCCCCCCGGCAGACGAGATGATCCGCCAGCTTGTTCAGGGGCAGGAGGCCGTGGTACGCACTGCGCGCAGCATTTTCCCTGTGGTGGACAAGGTCAGTGACGAGCCGACCGCCGACCTGCTGACGCAGCGCATGCAGGTTCACGAGAAAACCGCCTGGATGCTGCGGGTACTGCTCGACGACAAGTAA
- a CDS encoding ribbon-helix-helix domain-containing protein has protein sequence MMQANKRMAGQGNWPGKQCIDPFKADFDMLQTQPVSRSVRLNGFSTCLRLEAVYWGILERIAAANRCSVSAVLSYVDREVHLRQGGVRNFSGLIRVICVAWLQDPPSAR, from the coding sequence ATGATGCAAGCGAACAAGCGTATGGCCGGCCAGGGCAACTGGCCAGGGAAACAGTGCATCGACCCGTTCAAGGCGGACTTCGACATGTTGCAGACGCAGCCGGTGTCACGTTCCGTGCGGCTCAACGGCTTTTCTACCTGTCTGCGCCTGGAGGCTGTCTACTGGGGTATCCTAGAGCGCATCGCCGCCGCCAACCGTTGTTCGGTCAGTGCCGTGTTGTCCTACGTGGACCGTGAGGTGCACCTGCGCCAGGGCGGAGTGCGCAATTTCAGCGGGCTGATCCGGGTAATCTGCGTGGCGTGGCTGCAGGACCCGCCAAGTGCGCGCTGA
- a CDS encoding FmdB family zinc ribbon protein yields the protein MPLYDYQCASCEHRMEVLQKISAAPLIDCPACQAPALKKLLSVPGFRLSGNGWYETDFKTGAKKNLAGGDKAD from the coding sequence ATGCCCCTTTATGACTATCAATGTGCGTCCTGCGAGCACCGCATGGAAGTGCTGCAGAAGATCAGCGCCGCGCCGCTGATCGATTGCCCGGCCTGTCAGGCGCCGGCACTGAAAAAGCTGCTGTCGGTGCCAGGCTTTCGCCTGAGCGGTAACGGTTGGTACGAAACCGACTTCAAGACCGGGGCGAAAAAGAATCTGGCAGGCGGCGACAAGGCCGACTGA
- the aspS gene encoding aspartate--tRNA ligase, with protein sequence MMRSHYCGQLNESLDGQEVTLCGWVHRRRDHGGVIFLDIRDREGMAQVVFDPDRAETFAAADRVRSEYVVQITGKVRKRPEGAVNANMASGAIEILGYQLNVLNEAETPPFPLNEYSDVGEETRLRYRFIDLRRPEMADKLRLRSRITSSIRRFLDENGFLDVETPILTRATPEGARDYLVPSRTHAGSFFALPQSPQLFKQLLMVAGFDRYYQIAKCFRDEDLRADRQPEFTQIDIETSFLDESEIMGLTESMIRKLFKEVLDLEFGEFPHMTFEEAMRRYGSDKPDLRIPLELVDVADQLKDVDFKVFAGPANDPKCRVTALRLPGGASMPRSKIDEYTKFVGIYGAKGLAYIKVNERAKGVEGLQSPIVKNIPEANLNNILDRVGAVDGDIVFFGADKFKVVSEALGALRIRLGHDFELLTCEWAPMWVVDFPMFEENEDGSFTALHHPFTAPKCTPEELEANPATALSRAYDMVLNGTELGGGSIRIHRKEMQQAVFRLLGIEAEEQEEKFGFLLDALKFGAPPHGGLAFGLDRLVMLMTGAQSIREVIAFPKTQSAACVMTQAPGMVDAKALRELHIRLREQTKVE encoded by the coding sequence ATGATGCGCAGCCATTATTGCGGCCAACTGAACGAGAGCCTGGACGGCCAGGAAGTCACCCTTTGCGGCTGGGTCCATCGTCGCCGCGACCACGGCGGGGTGATCTTCCTCGACATCCGTGACCGCGAAGGCATGGCCCAGGTCGTGTTCGACCCGGATCGCGCCGAAACCTTCGCTGCCGCCGACCGCGTGCGCAGCGAATACGTCGTGCAGATCACCGGCAAGGTCCGCAAGCGTCCTGAAGGTGCAGTGAATGCCAACATGGCTTCCGGTGCCATCGAGATCCTCGGCTACCAGCTGAACGTGCTCAACGAAGCGGAAACCCCGCCGTTCCCCCTGAACGAATACTCCGACGTCGGCGAGGAAACCCGCCTGCGTTACCGCTTCATCGATCTGCGTCGCCCGGAAATGGCCGACAAGCTGCGCCTGCGCTCGCGCATCACCAGCAGCATCCGTCGCTTCCTCGACGAAAACGGCTTCCTCGACGTCGAAACCCCGATTCTCACCCGTGCCACCCCGGAAGGCGCCCGCGACTACCTGGTGCCAAGCCGTACCCACGCCGGTAGCTTCTTCGCCCTGCCGCAATCGCCACAGCTGTTCAAGCAGCTGCTGATGGTCGCTGGCTTCGATCGTTACTACCAGATCGCCAAGTGCTTCCGTGACGAAGACCTGCGTGCCGACCGTCAGCCGGAATTCACCCAGATCGACATCGAGACCAGTTTCCTCGATGAAAGCGAGATCATGGGCCTGACCGAAAGCATGATCCGCAAGCTGTTCAAGGAAGTGCTCGATCTGGAATTCGGCGAATTCCCGCACATGACCTTCGAAGAGGCCATGCGCCGCTACGGCTCCGACAAGCCAGACCTGCGTATTCCGCTGGAACTGGTCGACGTTGCCGACCAGCTGAAGGATGTCGACTTCAAGGTGTTCGCCGGCCCGGCCAACGATCCGAAGTGCCGCGTTACCGCCCTGCGTCTGCCAGGTGGTGCCAGCATGCCGCGCAGCAAAATCGACGAGTACACCAAGTTCGTTGGCATCTACGGTGCCAAGGGCCTGGCCTACATCAAGGTCAATGAGCGCGCCAAGGGTGTCGAAGGCCTGCAGTCGCCGATCGTCAAGAACATCCCTGAGGCCAACCTCAACAACATCCTCGACCGCGTGGGTGCCGTGGACGGCGACATCGTGTTCTTCGGTGCCGACAAGTTCAAGGTAGTCAGCGAAGCCCTGGGTGCGCTGCGTATTCGTCTGGGTCACGACTTCGAGCTGCTGACCTGCGAGTGGGCGCCGATGTGGGTCGTCGACTTCCCGATGTTCGAAGAGAACGAAGACGGCAGCTTCACTGCATTGCACCACCCGTTCACCGCGCCGAAGTGCACCCCGGAAGAGCTCGAGGCCAACCCGGCCACTGCCCTGTCCCGTGCCTACGACATGGTGCTGAACGGTACCGAGCTGGGTGGCGGTTCGATCCGTATCCACCGTAAAGAGATGCAACAGGCGGTATTCCGTCTGCTGGGTATCGAGGCAGAAGAACAGGAAGAGAAGTTCGGCTTCCTGCTCGACGCTCTGAAGTTCGGGGCACCGCCTCACGGTGGCCTGGCATTCGGTCTGGACCGTCTGGTCATGCTGATGACCGGCGCCCAGTCGATCCGTGAAGTGATCGCGTTCCCGAAAACCCAGAGCGCTGCATGCGTCATGACCCAGGCCCCTGGCATGGTCGACGCCAAGGCCCTGCGCGAACTGCACATCCGACTGCGCGAACAGACCAAGGTCGAGTAA